DNA sequence from the Peptococcaceae bacterium genome:
TGAGCTTTATTTCCAGAGGGTCTCCGAGGGGAGCGTAGCGGACCACATTGATAACGCTTCCCGGCACAATGCCCATCTCCATTATTCGCCGGCGCAGCGCGCCTGTCCCATTGATTTTAACCACTGTTGCCGACTGGCCGGGCGGCAGATTGCGCAGAGTCAGATTTC
Encoded proteins:
- a CDS encoding ferrous iron transport protein A, which gives rise to MAGNLTLRNLPPGQSATVVKINGTGALRRRIMEMGIVPGSVINVVRYAPLGDPLEIKLKGCLLSLRKEEAELVEITKEN